A part of Dryobates pubescens isolate bDryPub1 chromosome 3, bDryPub1.pri, whole genome shotgun sequence genomic DNA contains:
- the FAM228B gene encoding LOW QUALITY PROTEIN: protein FAM228B (The sequence of the model RefSeq protein was modified relative to this genomic sequence to represent the inferred CDS: inserted 1 base in 1 codon) gives MLVQGFVAFVSQKNKTXLSGRKSTKDGLKQEPLAPLQIASDESQDIIASIQCILDRENSFVREVDRYLRHSDFLNLRKKEMLYKKWLEDVSEPLLQKIEDKMDSQSSEEIRKRREEQLSLYLNHCKKKGYVTLETYDPSEYDPLFLRMRTDCWKVSVPAVQDPLLEGIQRRFIETGIIKQCETGKTYSTRELSKLSRAELPLLPLSRQRMDAVEWLKIPYTYIASDVYRKNRSEFCLVFLCTGWLD, from the exons atgcTTGTCCAGGGATTTGTAGCATTTGTCTCTCAGAAGAACAAAA TCTTAAGTGGAAGGAAATCTACAAAAGATGGCCTGAAACAGGAGCCTCTGGCACCTCTGCAGATAG CATCTGATGAGAGTCAAGACATCATTGCTTCTATTCAGTGCATCTTGGACAGAGAAAATTCTTTTGTGAGG GAGGTGGACAGGTATTTGAGGCACAGTGACTTCTTAAATCTGAGAAAGAAGGAGATGCTGTACAAGAAATGGCTTGAGGATGTTTCAGAGCCATTGCTACAGAAAATTGAGGACAAAATGGACAGCCAGTCAAGTGAAGAAATACGCAAAAGGAGGGAAGAACAACTGTCTCTCTACTTAAACCACTGTAAAAAGAAG GGCTATGTGACTTTGGAGACTTACGACCCATCAGAGTACGATCCACTCTTCCTGAGGATGCGCACAGACTGCTGGAAG GTTTCAGTTCCAGCTGTACAGGATCCTCTGTTAGAAGGCATTCAAAGAAGGTTTATTGAGACAGGCATTATCAAGCAGTGTGAGACAG GAAAAACATACTCTACCAGAGAGCTGAGCAAACTCAGTAGAGCAGAACTGCCTCTGCTTCCACTAAGCCGACAACGTATGGATGCAGTGGAGTGGCTGAAGATACCATACACCTACATTGCTAGTGATGTCTACAGAAAGAACAGGTCAGAGTTTTGCCTTGTTTTCCTGTGTACAGGCTGGTTGGACTGA